In Psychrilyobacter piezotolerans, one genomic interval encodes:
- a CDS encoding shikimate kinase, giving the protein MKQNLILIGFMGSGKSTVGRELAKVLEMNFVDTDHYIENKEKMKIKEIFSLKGEKYFREIEAKYVKEISKMNNTVISTGGGVVASDTNIMLLKKRGFVIYLDCTVECIYKRVSRRNTRPLLNDVKDLHSRIVELLNERVDNYKKYMDDKVYIDSNTNIWDTVDKIKKMYIKFD; this is encoded by the coding sequence ATGAAACAAAATTTAATTTTAATAGGATTTATGGGAAGTGGAAAATCTACAGTGGGCAGGGAGCTGGCTAAAGTTCTGGAGATGAACTTTGTAGACACGGACCATTATATAGAAAATAAAGAAAAAATGAAGATAAAAGAGATCTTTTCCCTGAAAGGTGAGAAATATTTTAGAGAAATTGAAGCTAAATATGTTAAAGAAATTTCAAAGATGAACAACACCGTTATCTCTACAGGTGGTGGTGTGGTAGCGTCCGATACCAATATAATGCTTCTAAAAAAAAGGGGTTTTGTGATCTATTTGGATTGTACTGTTGAATGTATATACAAGAGAGTTTCCAGGAGAAATACCCGGCCTCTCCTCAACGATGTCAAGGATCTGCACTCCCGTATTGTGGAGCTTTTAAACGAAAGGGTAGATAATTATAAAAAATATATGGATGACAAAGTATATATTGATTCTAACACTAACATTTGGGATACTGTGGATAAGATTAAAAAAATGTATATTAAGTTTGATTAA
- a CDS encoding M20/M25/M40 family metallo-hydrolase, producing the protein MNRKFLMDLLDTSSPSGMEKEVQLLWLDYMKQFSHKTESDNVGNAYAVLNPEADFKIMIAAHGDEIGFMVKRIDSNGFIFLEKLGGISPKVAVGMKIKFLGKKEVVGVVGANAEHHGGVKEDLTMDDIYVDCGFKDKESAVKFLNIGDMAVYKRETEILQENRIAGKALDNKTGSFIIAEVMRNLAKEDLGIGVYAVNTSTEETNQGGAYFAGSKINPDMAVICDVTFATDYPGVDTNANGEFSLEGGPVLAKGAPINLKINTELEKSAEELDINLQYELTPRRTGTDADTIKYTGKGVPVALLSLPIRYMHSPVETASFYDIEDEINLLTHFILNLDPKINLNPIEG; encoded by the coding sequence ATGAACAGAAAATTTTTAATGGATCTTTTGGATACTTCTTCACCATCTGGAATGGAAAAGGAGGTGCAGCTTCTTTGGCTGGACTATATGAAACAGTTTTCTCATAAAACAGAGAGTGATAATGTAGGCAATGCATATGCAGTTTTGAATCCAGAGGCAGATTTTAAAATAATGATTGCAGCTCATGGGGATGAAATTGGATTTATGGTAAAAAGAATCGATTCTAACGGTTTTATTTTTCTAGAAAAACTAGGGGGAATCAGTCCAAAAGTCGCCGTAGGAATGAAGATAAAATTCCTGGGTAAAAAAGAGGTAGTTGGAGTAGTTGGAGCTAATGCCGAACATCATGGCGGGGTGAAGGAAGATCTTACTATGGATGATATCTATGTGGACTGCGGCTTCAAAGATAAGGAATCAGCAGTAAAATTTTTAAATATCGGAGATATGGCAGTTTATAAAAGAGAAACTGAAATTTTGCAGGAAAATAGGATCGCCGGAAAAGCTTTGGATAATAAAACCGGAAGTTTTATCATAGCTGAAGTTATGAGAAACCTGGCTAAGGAAGACCTGGGTATAGGAGTCTATGCAGTCAATACAAGTACTGAGGAAACCAATCAGGGAGGAGCTTATTTTGCCGGTTCAAAAATTAACCCGGATATGGCTGTAATTTGTGACGTTACCTTTGCCACTGATTATCCAGGTGTAGATACCAATGCCAATGGAGAGTTTTCATTGGAGGGTGGTCCGGTCCTGGCCAAGGGGGCCCCTATAAATTTAAAGATCAATACAGAATTAGAAAAATCAGCTGAAGAATTGGATATAAATTTACAGTATGAGCTGACTCCCAGAAGGACCGGAACAGATGCAGATACTATAAAGTATACCGGTAAAGGAGTTCCTGTAGCTCTTCTTTCCCTTCCAATCAGATATATGCACTCCCCGGTGGAAACAGCTAGTTTTTATGATATTGAAGATGAAATAAATCTGCTTACTCATTTTATCCTGAATTTAGATCCTAAAATTAATTTAAACCCAATTGAGGGATAG
- a CDS encoding CTP synthase, which produces MKQTKYIFVTGGVVSSLGKGIVAASLGRLLEERGHSVTIQKFDPYINIDPGTMNPYEHGEVFVTDDGAETDLDLGHYERFIDQNLTKYSSVTTGRIYQSVINKERKGEYLGKTVQVIPHITNEIKSRIEIVGKEVNSDFVITEIGGTVGDIESTPFLEAIRQFRYDVGRENVLYVHCALVPYLKAAGELKSKPAQHSVKQLMTLGIRPNILVCRTEHTLPESLKEKLSLFCDLDTDAVIECKDASTIYEVPMNLEENGLADAVCKQLGVANEKPALTEWRAMVKKIKNPSKKVKIAVVGKYIELKDAYISIDESIKHAGYHQDINADITYIQAEDLNLEDLKGFDGILVPGGFGDRGVEGKIAAIKYARENKIPFLGICLGMQSAVIEYARSIMGWKTAHSAEFNSDTTHPVIDIMPDQKDVEMGGTMRLGLYPCKLKDGTLARELYGEELIYERHRHRFEFNNEFKEEMEKAGLIISGASPDGRLAEIVEIKDHPYFIAGQFHPEFKTRPNRPHPLFSGLITAAFNRTGK; this is translated from the coding sequence ATGAAACAAACTAAATATATTTTTGTTACCGGTGGTGTAGTATCATCTTTAGGAAAGGGAATTGTAGCAGCGTCTTTAGGTAGACTTTTAGAGGAAAGAGGTCATTCGGTTACTATTCAAAAATTTGATCCGTATATCAATATAGATCCAGGAACAATGAATCCATATGAGCATGGTGAGGTATTTGTAACTGACGATGGAGCAGAAACAGACTTAGACTTAGGTCACTATGAAAGATTTATCGATCAAAACTTAACTAAGTACAGCAGTGTTACTACTGGTAGAATCTACCAAAGTGTAATCAACAAAGAAAGAAAGGGAGAATACTTAGGTAAAACTGTACAAGTTATTCCCCATATCACAAATGAGATCAAATCAAGAATTGAAATTGTAGGTAAAGAAGTAAACTCTGATTTCGTAATCACTGAAATTGGTGGAACTGTAGGAGATATCGAGTCTACACCATTTTTAGAAGCTATCAGACAATTTAGATATGATGTAGGAAGAGAAAATGTACTGTACGTTCATTGTGCATTGGTTCCTTATTTAAAAGCAGCTGGAGAATTGAAATCAAAACCTGCACAGCATTCAGTAAAACAGCTTATGACTCTAGGAATCAGACCTAACATATTAGTATGTAGAACTGAGCATACTCTACCTGAATCATTGAAAGAAAAATTATCATTATTCTGCGACCTGGATACAGATGCTGTAATCGAGTGTAAAGATGCTTCTACAATATATGAAGTGCCTATGAACTTAGAGGAGAATGGATTAGCAGATGCAGTTTGCAAACAATTGGGTGTTGCCAATGAAAAACCTGCTCTTACAGAGTGGAGAGCTATGGTAAAGAAGATCAAGAATCCTTCTAAGAAGGTTAAAATAGCTGTAGTTGGAAAATATATAGAATTAAAAGATGCATATATCTCTATAGATGAATCTATTAAGCATGCAGGATACCACCAGGATATCAATGCTGACATAACTTACATTCAAGCTGAAGACCTAAACTTAGAAGATTTAAAAGGATTTGACGGAATCTTAGTCCCTGGTGGATTTGGAGATCGTGGAGTAGAAGGTAAGATCGCTGCAATAAAATATGCTAGGGAAAATAAGATCCCTTTCTTAGGAATATGTCTTGGAATGCAGTCAGCAGTTATTGAATATGCTAGATCTATTATGGGATGGAAAACTGCTCATTCAGCAGAATTTAATTCTGATACTACTCACCCGGTAATCGATATCATGCCAGATCAAAAAGATGTAGAGATGGGTGGAACTATGAGATTAGGACTATACCCTTGTAAATTAAAAGATGGAACTTTAGCCCGTGAATTATACGGGGAAGAGTTAATCTATGAAAGACATAGACATAGATTTGAGTTTAACAACGAGTTTAAAGAAGAGATGGAAAAAGCCGGACTTATCATTTCAGGTGCTTCTCCAGATGGAAGATTAGCTGAAATTGTAGAGATTAAGGACCACCCTTACTTTATTGCCGGACAATTCCATCCAGAATTTAAAACAAGACCTAACAGACCACATCCATTATTTAGTGGTTTAATCACTGCAGCATTTAACAGAACAGGAAAATAA
- the ybaK gene encoding Cys-tRNA(Pro) deacylase has translation MKKTNAMRILDKNKIPYGTDEYEYDESDLSAVAMAEKTKVDIDRIFKTLVLLGDKTGYLVACIPGKQELDLKKLAKISKNKKVEMIHMKDLLKITGYMRGGCSPLGMKKLFPTYMENSCLNFETIFISGGKRGMQIEIAPNNLIKILDIRVDDISINI, from the coding sequence ATGAAAAAAACAAATGCCATGAGAATCCTGGATAAAAATAAAATTCCATATGGGACAGATGAATATGAATACGATGAGTCCGACCTCAGCGCTGTGGCTATGGCAGAAAAAACTAAGGTTGATATAGACAGAATCTTTAAAACTTTAGTTCTTTTAGGAGATAAAACCGGATATTTAGTAGCCTGTATACCCGGAAAACAGGAATTAGACCTGAAAAAATTAGCTAAGATCAGCAAAAATAAGAAAGTTGAGATGATTCATATGAAAGATCTCCTGAAGATAACAGGATATATGAGAGGCGGGTGTTCTCCCCTGGGGATGAAGAAACTTTTTCCTACTTACATGGAAAATTCCTGCCTGAATTTTGAAACTATTTTTATCAGTGGTGGAAAAAGAGGGATGCAAATCGAGATAGCTCCAAATAATTTAATCAAAATTTTAGATATCCGTGTAGACGACATATCTATAAACATCTAA
- a CDS encoding DUF2023 family protein: protein MQVFVHHIYEYEKGLRNLVLHTTSKDNLEMIEMKLGNRKISYKIYETKNGKLNIFFGAKECVDVIKKIGKDYLVDYTAEEDFMLGIMLGYDRKKQCERFMKYDEINRA from the coding sequence ATGCAGGTATTTGTTCATCATATATATGAATATGAAAAAGGGTTGAGAAATTTAGTATTGCATACAACATCTAAAGATAACCTTGAGATGATTGAAATGAAATTAGGAAATAGAAAGATAAGTTATAAAATATATGAAACCAAAAATGGAAAACTTAATATTTTTTTTGGGGCAAAGGAATGTGTAGATGTCATAAAGAAAATTGGGAAGGATTATTTGGTAGATTATACAGCAGAGGAAGATTTTATGTTGGGGATAATGTTAGGTTACGACAGAAAAAAACAATGTGAGAGATTTATGAAATATGATGAAATAAATAGAGCTTAA
- a CDS encoding DUF2325 domain-containing protein, translating into MIAIIGGVKGIEFEYKGLMKKNNLKCKIYNKNCPNFEKKIKNCEVCIMFTNTISHKLSVSCNKVCKKNDIKLIRVHSSSINKLKESIGEVCEYLNN; encoded by the coding sequence ATGATAGCGATAATTGGAGGAGTAAAGGGGATTGAGTTTGAATATAAGGGATTGATGAAGAAAAATAATCTTAAGTGTAAAATATACAATAAAAATTGTCCGAATTTTGAGAAGAAAATAAAAAATTGTGAAGTATGTATAATGTTTACCAATACAATAAGTCATAAACTTTCGGTTTCATGCAACAAGGTCTGTAAGAAAAATGATATTAAATTAATAAGAGTTCATTCAAGCAGCATAAATAAACTAAAGGAAAGCATCGGTGAAGTATGTGAGTATTTAAATAATTAG
- a CDS encoding CD0519/CD1768 family membrane protein, translated as MNKKYKKSISLEGILAILLIIGGISYTAGIMGGINMINTIMKTTHDLLLNTVFFIMGIAVLAGSLAGVLSEFGVISIINRVLSPLMKPLYNLPGAAVLGVITTYLSDNPAVITLAEDKGFRKYFKKFQLPALTNLGTSFGMGLVVSAFMVAQSAVAGESLIAPVIIGNIGAFLGSIVSVNMMLVFTKKLYGTEEYIDGNSDFDSNADILNYREVRDGSVTGRALEAALEGGKTGVKMGLEIIPGVLIICTMVMMLTNGPSPNGYTGAAYEGIKLLPFLGDKLSFIFTPIFGFQHSEALAFPITSLGAVGAAISLVPQLLRDKLIGGNEIAVFTAMGMCWSGYLSTHVAMMDSLKFRNLTGKAIFSHTIAGLAAGSSAHFLFMFYSSFM; from the coding sequence ATGAACAAAAAATACAAAAAATCCATTAGTTTGGAAGGGATACTTGCAATTTTATTGATTATTGGAGGCATAAGTTATACAGCTGGTATAATGGGTGGGATAAATATGATCAACACTATAATGAAAACCACTCACGATTTACTTTTAAATACGGTGTTTTTCATAATGGGAATAGCGGTTTTAGCCGGTTCTTTAGCCGGTGTATTGTCGGAATTTGGAGTGATATCTATAATTAATAGAGTTTTATCTCCGTTGATGAAACCACTTTATAATCTGCCTGGAGCAGCAGTCTTAGGGGTTATAACTACATATCTGTCGGATAATCCGGCAGTTATTACTTTGGCTGAAGATAAGGGGTTTAGAAAATATTTTAAAAAATTCCAGTTACCGGCTCTTACCAATTTAGGGACATCATTTGGGATGGGATTGGTAGTTTCAGCCTTTATGGTAGCCCAGAGTGCTGTGGCAGGGGAAAGTTTAATAGCTCCAGTGATAATAGGTAATATTGGAGCCTTTTTAGGAAGTATCGTCAGTGTAAACATGATGCTGGTATTTACAAAAAAACTATATGGAACAGAAGAATATATTGACGGTAACAGTGATTTTGACTCCAATGCAGATATACTGAATTACCGTGAAGTAAGGGATGGGAGTGTTACAGGAAGAGCTCTGGAAGCCGCTTTAGAAGGTGGGAAAACAGGTGTTAAGATGGGGCTGGAAATAATTCCGGGAGTTCTCATTATCTGTACCATGGTAATGATGCTCACAAATGGACCGAGTCCAAATGGATATACTGGTGCAGCCTATGAAGGGATAAAGTTACTGCCTTTTTTAGGGGATAAATTATCATTTATATTTACACCGATATTTGGATTTCAGCATTCAGAAGCACTGGCTTTCCCTATCACATCTTTGGGAGCAGTGGGAGCAGCCATAAGTTTGGTGCCTCAGCTTTTGAGAGATAAATTAATTGGCGGGAATGAGATAGCAGTATTTACAGCCATGGGAATGTGCTGGAGTGGTTATTTGAGTACCCACGTAGCTATGATGGACAGTCTGAAATTTAGAAATCTTACCGGGAAAGCCATATTTAGTCATACTATAGCCGGACTGGCAGCTGGATCTAGTGCACATTTCTTATTCATGTTTTATAGTTCATTTATGTAA
- a CDS encoding pseudouridine-5'-phosphate glycosidase: MLIYEKYVDISSEVMEALDHGKPVVALESTIISHGMPYPMNVETALKVEDIIREGGAVPATIAILNGRLKVGLTKEEIDYLGKAGQKVIKTSRRDIPFIIAKQLDGATTVASTMIIADIAGIKVFATGGIGGVHRGAETSFDISADLEELGRTDVAVVCAGAKSILDINLTLEYLETKGVPVVGYQTDELPAFYTRKSGFKVDYNIQTPSELALALKAKWDLHLNGGFVIANPIPEKYEMDFDTITDAINKAVEEAEKLGIKGKESTPFLLAKVKELTGGDSLESNIELVYNNARLAAKLAVEYSKL; encoded by the coding sequence ATGTTAATTTATGAAAAGTATGTAGACATCAGCAGTGAGGTTATGGAAGCATTGGATCATGGTAAACCTGTAGTAGCATTGGAGTCTACGATTATTTCTCATGGGATGCCTTATCCTATGAATGTAGAGACTGCACTTAAAGTTGAAGATATAATCAGAGAGGGTGGGGCTGTTCCGGCAACCATTGCCATCTTAAATGGAAGGTTAAAAGTAGGATTGACAAAGGAAGAGATCGATTATCTTGGAAAAGCCGGGCAGAAAGTTATTAAAACCAGCAGAAGAGATATTCCATTTATTATTGCAAAGCAATTGGACGGTGCAACTACTGTAGCTTCAACAATGATAATAGCTGATATCGCAGGAATCAAAGTATTCGCTACCGGCGGTATCGGAGGAGTGCACAGAGGAGCAGAAACAAGTTTTGATATATCTGCTGACTTGGAAGAACTAGGAAGAACAGATGTAGCAGTAGTTTGTGCAGGAGCAAAATCAATATTGGATATAAACCTGACTTTGGAATATTTAGAGACAAAGGGAGTTCCTGTAGTAGGATACCAAACCGATGAACTGCCTGCTTTTTATACCAGAAAAAGTGGATTTAAGGTAGATTATAATATCCAGACCCCAAGTGAATTAGCACTTGCTTTAAAAGCTAAATGGGATCTGCATCTAAATGGAGGGTTTGTAATAGCTAATCCAATTCCTGAAAAATATGAGATGGATTTTGATACAATTACAGATGCTATCAATAAAGCTGTGGAAGAGGCCGAAAAATTAGGAATAAAAGGTAAGGAAAGTACACCATTTTTATTAGCTAAGGTAAAGGAATTAACCGGTGGGGATTCATTGGAATCAAATATTGAGTTAGTCTATAATAATGCCAGATTAGCTGCAAAATTAGCTGTAGAATATTCAAAATTATAA
- a CDS encoding PfkB family carbohydrate kinase produces MTNREREVLKLIESNPMISQEEIASILEITRSSVAVHISNLMKKGVIMGKGYVLSKEESYICVVGGSNIDIQGYPKDSLIPGDSNPGSVKTSLGGVGRNIAENLTRLGVKTKFLSVVGDDENGKRILTHAKSIDLHMENTLVVKGESTSTYLCVLDEKRDMNVAISYMDILKNMDIDYIKKNDYIVKNSKYCIVDANLPEILEYLVTTYDVPFILDTVSASKAKKIKDLVGYFHTIKPNKMEAEVLSGIAIKNESDLKKAGQYFVDKGVKNVFITLGADGVYYKTPKIEGIVVPPTMEMVGATGAGDAFVAGLTYGLFNDKNIEDEIRFAIGASILAISSEETINPNITSSLVEKTIEKLNFKNNKIIL; encoded by the coding sequence ATGACTAATAGGGAAAGGGAAGTTTTAAAATTAATTGAAAGCAACCCCATGATCTCCCAAGAGGAGATAGCAAGTATCCTTGAAATTACAAGGTCTTCTGTAGCAGTTCATATAAGCAATCTTATGAAAAAAGGTGTGATTATGGGGAAGGGATATGTTTTATCTAAGGAGGAATCATATATTTGTGTGGTTGGGGGATCAAATATTGATATCCAGGGATATCCAAAAGATTCGCTTATTCCAGGTGATTCCAACCCGGGGAGTGTAAAAACATCCCTAGGTGGTGTAGGGAGAAACATTGCAGAAAATCTTACAAGATTAGGGGTAAAAACCAAGTTTTTAAGTGTGGTAGGAGATGATGAGAATGGAAAAAGAATCCTTACTCATGCTAAATCAATCGATCTTCATATGGAAAATACCCTGGTGGTCAAGGGAGAAAGTACCTCTACCTACCTCTGTGTATTGGATGAGAAAAGAGATATGAATGTAGCAATATCCTATATGGATATCTTAAAAAATATGGATATAGACTATATAAAAAAGAATGATTATATCGTTAAAAATTCAAAATATTGTATAGTGGATGCCAACCTTCCGGAAATCTTGGAATATCTGGTAACTACCTATGATGTGCCATTTATTTTAGATACGGTATCTGCAAGTAAGGCTAAAAAAATAAAGGATCTAGTGGGTTATTTTCACACTATAAAACCCAATAAGATGGAAGCTGAAGTCTTATCTGGAATAGCCATAAAGAATGAATCAGATCTTAAAAAAGCAGGCCAATACTTTGTAGATAAGGGGGTAAAAAATGTCTTTATTACCTTGGGAGCAGACGGGGTATACTATAAAACTCCTAAAATAGAAGGGATCGTAGTCCCCCCTACCATGGAGATGGTAGGAGCCACAGGAGCAGGAGATGCTTTCGTAGCAGGTTTAACCTACGGATTATTCAACGATAAAAATATAGAAGATGAGATAAGGTTTGCCATTGGAGCATCGATCTTGGCAATCTCCTCAGAGGAGACTATAAATCCAAATATAACATCTAGTTTGGTGGAAAAAACAATAGAAAAACTAAATTTTAAGAATAATAAAATAATTTTATAA
- the ppdK gene encoding pyruvate, phosphate dikinase, whose translation MKKFIYPFKDGGKEMKSLLGGKGANLSEMTKLGLPIPQGFVITTEASMKYYEEEKKIWKGLKKEIEQNLKNLEAVTDKNFGGDNPLFVSVRSGAAISMPGMMDTILNLGLNDKTYKLLATQTGNEQFAFNSYKRFIQMFSEVVYGIEKYKYDLLEKELEKNGTEKEAYIKEYKNLFKSEVNFKFPEDPMDQLLAAIEAVFSSWNNPRAIYYRNLNNIPHDIGTGVTVQSMVFGNMGDTSGTGVVFTRNPSCGENKLFGEFLINAQGEDVVAGIRTPKKIEELEAVMPETYKELIDLCNLLEDHYKDMQDIEFTIENNELYILQTRNGKRTANAAIKVATDLVNEGIITKEKAIMMIEPEMISQLLHPTFSEEELANSEVLVTGLAASPGAATGRVYFSSEKIKENNGGILVRLETSPEDIEGMNIADGILTVRGGMTSHAAVVARGMGRCCICGCGSMDLDEEKKEFKVGNITVSEGEYISLNGSTGNVYLGELNKSDSGLTDEFKMILDWSSEIGAMKVLANADTPLDAKVAYDFGANGIGLCRTEHMFFEEKKINHVREMILAENSHERKIALDNILPLQRLDFIGIFEAMKGNSVTVRLIDPPLHEFLPKEKEEKLKLTKSMGITMEDIENRMLKLEELNPMLGHRGCRLGITYPEIYEMQSRAIIEAAIEVKKSGIDVKPEIMIPLVGKVEELGYLRERLVSVVDEVIENSGIELEYKIGTMIEVPRACVTAGEIAKEADFFSFGTNDLTQITFGYSRDDAGKFISDYREKDILEADPFETIDIKGVGKLMEMAVTLGRGEKKNLKIGICGEHGGDPKSIEFFHSIGLAYVSCSPYRIPIAKLAVAQNTIKGRKYHF comes from the coding sequence ATGAAAAAATTTATTTATCCTTTTAAGGATGGTGGAAAGGAAATGAAGTCATTATTAGGTGGAAAAGGTGCAAACCTTTCTGAGATGACTAAATTAGGATTACCGATTCCCCAGGGATTTGTTATAACGACAGAAGCTAGTATGAAATACTATGAAGAGGAAAAAAAAATATGGAAAGGCTTAAAGAAAGAGATAGAGCAAAACTTAAAGAACTTAGAGGCCGTGACAGATAAAAATTTTGGAGGAGATAATCCACTTTTTGTTTCAGTGAGATCCGGGGCTGCCATATCTATGCCTGGAATGATGGATACAATCTTAAACTTAGGTTTAAACGATAAAACATATAAGTTACTTGCAACGCAGACAGGCAATGAACAGTTTGCTTTTAATAGTTATAAAAGATTTATACAAATGTTTTCGGAGGTAGTATATGGAATTGAAAAGTACAAGTATGATTTACTTGAAAAAGAACTTGAAAAGAATGGAACTGAAAAAGAAGCTTATATTAAAGAATATAAAAATCTCTTTAAATCAGAAGTAAACTTTAAGTTTCCGGAAGATCCAATGGACCAGCTGTTAGCAGCAATCGAAGCAGTATTTAGCTCTTGGAACAACCCGAGAGCTATCTACTACCGTAATTTAAACAATATTCCACATGATATCGGAACGGGAGTTACCGTTCAGTCTATGGTATTTGGTAATATGGGGGATACTTCAGGAACAGGAGTTGTATTTACCAGAAATCCATCTTGTGGTGAAAATAAATTATTTGGAGAATTTTTAATCAATGCTCAGGGGGAAGATGTAGTAGCAGGGATAAGAACTCCTAAAAAGATAGAAGAATTAGAAGCTGTAATGCCTGAAACTTATAAGGAATTGATAGACCTATGTAATCTTTTAGAAGATCATTATAAGGATATGCAGGATATAGAATTTACCATTGAAAATAATGAATTATACATCCTTCAAACAAGAAATGGAAAGAGAACTGCAAATGCTGCTATAAAAGTAGCTACAGACCTGGTTAATGAAGGTATAATAACTAAGGAAAAAGCTATAATGATGATAGAACCTGAGATGATCTCTCAGCTGCTGCATCCGACATTTTCAGAAGAAGAATTAGCAAATTCAGAAGTTTTAGTGACTGGACTAGCTGCATCACCAGGTGCCGCAACAGGAAGAGTATATTTTAGTTCAGAAAAGATAAAGGAAAATAATGGAGGAATCTTAGTAAGATTAGAAACTTCTCCGGAAGATATTGAAGGGATGAACATAGCAGATGGAATACTAACTGTTCGTGGAGGGATGACTTCCCATGCAGCAGTAGTTGCCCGTGGAATGGGTAGATGCTGTATCTGTGGATGCGGGTCAATGGATTTAGATGAAGAAAAAAAAGAGTTTAAAGTAGGAAATATCACAGTCTCTGAAGGAGAATATATATCATTAAACGGAAGTACAGGAAATGTATACCTGGGTGAACTTAATAAAAGTGATTCCGGATTGACCGATGAATTTAAGATGATCCTGGACTGGTCCAGTGAAATTGGTGCTATGAAAGTATTGGCAAATGCTGATACCCCGTTAGATGCCAAGGTTGCTTATGACTTTGGGGCAAATGGAATAGGTCTTTGCAGAACTGAGCATATGTTTTTCGAGGAAAAAAAGATAAATCATGTGAGAGAGATGATCTTAGCTGAAAATAGTCATGAAAGAAAAATAGCTTTAGATAATATTTTACCTCTTCAAAGACTTGATTTTATAGGGATATTCGAGGCAATGAAAGGTAATTCTGTGACGGTAAGATTGATCGATCCTCCACTGCATGAGTTTTTACCAAAAGAGAAGGAAGAAAAATTAAAGCTGACTAAATCTATGGGCATTACCATGGAAGATATAGAGAACAGGATGTTAAAGTTAGAGGAGTTAAACCCTATGCTGGGGCATCGTGGATGCAGGCTGGGAATAACTTATCCGGAGATTTATGAGATGCAGTCCAGAGCAATCATTGAAGCTGCTATAGAAGTGAAAAAATCCGGGATCGATGTAAAACCCGAGATAATGATTCCGTTGGTAGGTAAGGTAGAAGAATTAGGATACTTGAGAGAAAGATTAGTTTCAGTAGTAGATGAGGTAATAGAAAATTCAGGTATAGAGTTAGAATATAAGATAGGAACTATGATAGAAGTTCCCAGAGCTTGTGTTACAGCTGGCGAGATTGCCAAAGAAGCTGATTTCTTTAGTTTTGGAACCAATGACCTGACTCAAATAACTTTTGGATATTCAAGGGATGATGCAGGAAAGTTTATATCTGACTATAGGGAAAAAGATATATTAGAAGCAGATCCGTTTGAAACCATAGATATAAAGGGTGTAGGAAAATTGATGGAGATGGCAGTGACCCTGGGTAGAGGGGAGAAAAAGAACCTTAAAATAGGTATCTGCGGAGAACATGGGGGAGATCCAAAGAGTATTGAATTTTTCCACTCAATTGGTCTGGCTTATGTAAGTTGTTCACCATATAGAATTCCTATTGCTAAATTAGCAGTAGCACAAAACACTATAAAAGGAAGAAAATATCATTTCTAA